A region of Lycium barbarum isolate Lr01 chromosome 3, ASM1917538v2, whole genome shotgun sequence DNA encodes the following proteins:
- the LOC132632232 gene encoding uncharacterized protein LOC132632232 → MGQAFRKLFDTFFGNSEMRVVMLGLDAAGKTTILYKLHIGEVLSTVPTIGFNVEKVQYKNVIFTVWDVGGQEKLRPLWRHYFNNTDGLIYVVDSLDRERIGKAKLEFQAIIKDPFMLNAIILVFANKQDMKGAMTPMEVCEGLGLYELKNRKWHIQGTCALSGDGLYEGLDWLASTLKEHKAAGYSSIGPSSF, encoded by the exons ATGGGACAAGCTTTTCGCAAGCTCTTCGATACCTTCTTCGGCAATTCCGAGATGAGG GTTGTAATGCTTGGGCTCGATGCAGCTGGAAAAACAACTATATTATACAAACTGCACATAGGAGAAGTTCTATCAACAGTTCCTACCATCG GATTCAATGTGGAAAAAGTGCAGTACAAAAATGTAATTTTTACTGTGTGGGATGTTGGTGGTCAAGAGAAATTAAGGCCACTCTGGAGGCATTACTTCAATAACACAGATGGACTG ATTTATGTCGTAGACTCTTTGGATCGAGAGAGGATTGGAAAGGCAAAACTAGAATTTCAG GCCATCATCAAAGATCCATTTATGCTTAATGCAATCATCTTGGTTTTTGCTAACAAACAAGACATG AAAGGAGCAATGACACCAATGGAAGTGTGTGAAGGTCTTGGTCTTTATGAGCTTAAAAATCGAAAATGGCATATACAAGGTACATGTGCTCTTAGTGGGGATGGCCTATATGAGGGATTGGATTGGTTAGCCAGCACTTTGAAAGAACACAAGGCCGCCGGATACTCTTCAATAGGTCCTTCATCCTTCTGA